One window from the genome of Phycisphaeraceae bacterium encodes:
- a CDS encoding TetR family transcriptional regulator has translation MARSADGETAPRSRGRRRSGEADARAQILEAASKEFLEKGYDSTSLRGIARRAEVDPALVHHYFNDKAELFAASVSSPMRPDLIVRQVLSGPRDQIGVNLVTVVLTTMESGKSAERIISIIRTALGHDFAATMLRQFITREVLKKIAEDLGAEDGELRAGAAASQIVGLFMVRYGVRVEPLASAPIDEVARRIGPAIQFHLTGYPALLDTDGPARE, from the coding sequence ATGGCACGGAGCGCTGACGGTGAGACTGCGCCCCGCTCGCGGGGGAGGCGCCGCTCCGGCGAAGCGGATGCGCGGGCCCAGATTCTCGAGGCAGCGTCGAAGGAGTTTCTCGAGAAGGGCTACGACTCCACGTCACTGCGTGGGATCGCCCGGCGAGCGGAAGTCGACCCAGCGCTGGTACACCACTATTTCAATGACAAGGCGGAACTCTTTGCCGCATCCGTGAGCTCCCCCATGCGGCCGGACCTCATCGTCAGACAGGTGCTCAGCGGACCGCGGGACCAGATCGGCGTGAACCTCGTCACCGTGGTCCTGACGACCATGGAGTCTGGCAAATCCGCCGAGCGGATCATCAGCATCATCAGAACCGCACTTGGCCACGACTTCGCCGCGACGATGCTGCGCCAGTTCATCACGCGAGAAGTGCTGAAAAAGATCGCGGAAGATCTGGGCGCCGAGGACGGAGAATTGCGGGCGGGCGCAGCCGCGTCGCAGATCGTCGGACTGTTCATGGTGCGGTACGGCGTGCGGGTGGAACCGCTCGCGAGCGCACCCATCGATGAGGTTGCCCGCCGAATCGGGCCGGCCATCCAATTCCACCTGACGGGTTACCCCGCACTCCTTGACACGGATGGCCCCGCTCGCGAATAA
- a CDS encoding ABC transporter ATP-binding protein yields MVNSAIHTDDLRVRRGKREVLHGISFDVPQGSLVGLLGPSGSGKTTLMRAIVGVQRNVTGVVNVLGHAAGSAILRRQVGYVTQDASVYGDLTIRQNLNYFSSMLRAGRADVERVLESTDLTEQANQMVDSLSGGQLSRASLAVALLGSPELLMLDEPTVGLDPVLRMDLWALFRRLAESGTTLLVSSHVMDEATRCDRLLLLRDGEILADETPAGLLERTGAADADAAFLALIRHRPKHLDAEFDGEAAS; encoded by the coding sequence ATGGTGAATTCTGCGATCCATACCGACGACCTTCGGGTCCGCCGGGGCAAACGGGAAGTCTTGCACGGAATCTCCTTCGACGTGCCGCAAGGATCGCTCGTCGGGCTCCTCGGGCCAAGCGGTTCCGGCAAGACCACGCTCATGCGGGCGATCGTGGGCGTGCAACGCAACGTCACCGGCGTCGTGAACGTGCTCGGCCATGCGGCGGGAAGTGCCATCCTACGCCGCCAGGTCGGCTACGTGACCCAGGACGCGAGCGTCTACGGAGACCTGACCATTCGGCAGAACCTCAACTATTTCTCGTCCATGCTGCGGGCCGGGCGCGCCGACGTCGAGCGAGTGCTCGAGTCGACGGATCTCACCGAACAGGCGAACCAAATGGTCGACTCGTTGTCCGGCGGCCAGCTCAGTCGGGCCTCGCTCGCCGTGGCGTTGCTCGGTTCTCCCGAGCTTCTCATGCTTGACGAACCCACGGTCGGACTCGATCCGGTGCTCCGCATGGATTTGTGGGCTTTGTTCCGCCGACTCGCCGAGTCGGGAACGACTCTGCTCGTCTCCAGCCACGTTATGGATGAGGCGACCCGGTGCGATCGGCTGTTGCTCCTGCGGGATGGCGAGATCCTCGCCGACGAAACCCCGGCGGGCCTTCTCGAGCGCACGGGCGCCGCCGACGCGGACGCCGCATTTCTCGCCCTCATCCGGCACCGACCGAAGCATCTCGATGCCGAGTTCGACGGGGAGGCGGCGTCATGA